Proteins from a single region of Streptococcus oralis:
- a CDS encoding aldo/keto reductase has product MKYIRVGNELEQASQLVLGCMRMAEKSSDEIVTVLKTAQEIGINFYDHSDVYAGGESEAKFAKGLQDAGILRDQVIIQSKCGLRDVHTNYHFDFSKEYIIDSVEASLKRLQTDYMDVLLLHRPDALVEPDEVAEAFDRLYQAGKVRYFGVSNQNPYQIELLQKSVKQPLIVNQLQFGPAHTPMIDQGLNANMHNSFAINRDGGVLDYCRLKDITIQPWSPFQVDLAQGLFMDHPKYVELTKTLKQFAEQHQVSFEAIVLAWILRHPANMQPIIGSMNPERIRSSAEAFKVDLPRSEWYKIYKSAGNALP; this is encoded by the coding sequence ATGAAATATATCCGTGTTGGGAATGAATTGGAACAAGCTAGTCAATTGGTCTTGGGCTGTATGCGGATGGCTGAAAAGTCTTCAGATGAGATTGTAACTGTGTTGAAGACCGCTCAGGAAATCGGTATTAACTTCTACGATCACTCCGATGTTTATGCAGGTGGCGAGTCAGAGGCTAAGTTTGCTAAAGGCTTGCAAGATGCGGGAATTTTACGTGATCAAGTGATCATTCAGTCAAAATGTGGCTTGCGAGATGTGCATACGAATTATCATTTTGATTTTTCAAAAGAATATATCATTGACTCAGTAGAAGCCAGTTTGAAACGCCTACAGACCGATTATATGGATGTCTTGCTTTTGCATCGTCCAGATGCTCTGGTCGAGCCAGATGAAGTAGCAGAAGCATTTGATCGCTTGTATCAAGCGGGGAAAGTGCGTTACTTTGGAGTTAGCAATCAAAATCCTTACCAAATCGAACTTTTGCAAAAGAGCGTCAAGCAGCCACTGATTGTCAATCAGTTGCAGTTTGGCCCAGCTCATACGCCTATGATTGATCAAGGTCTGAATGCTAATATGCACAATTCTTTTGCCATCAATCGTGATGGAGGCGTCTTGGATTATTGCCGATTGAAGGATATTACTATCCAGCCATGGTCGCCATTCCAAGTTGATTTGGCACAGGGATTGTTTATGGATCATCCTAAATATGTAGAATTGACAAAGACACTTAAACAGTTTGCAGAGCAGCATCAAGTTTCCTTTGAAGCGATTGTCCTTGCTTGGATCTTACGGCATCCAGCGAATATGCAACCAATCATCGGAAGTATGAATCCAGAGCGAATCCGCTCAAGTGCAGAAGCATTTAAAGTAGATTTGCCACGTTCTGAATGGTATAAAATTTATAAAAGCGCAGGAAATGCTTTGCCGTAA
- a CDS encoding nucleotidyltransferase family protein, translating to MNTVKNEQEILDAFRETPDMMTILTIIRDLGLKDSWLAAGSVRNFIWNLLSDKSPFDHETDVDVIFFDPDISYEETVSLEKKLREDFPQYQWELKNQVYMHLHSPHTAPYTSSRDAMSKYPERCTAIGLRLHADATLEPFAPYGLEDILKFQVSPTPHFLENEDRMKRYQERLSKKNWQEKWKNLTFSKNLRKI from the coding sequence ATGAATACAGTGAAAAATGAGCAAGAAATTCTAGATGCTTTCAGAGAAACTCCAGATATGATGACCATTCTGACCATCATTCGTGACCTTGGTCTGAAAGATTCGTGGTTGGCGGCAGGTTCTGTCAGGAATTTCATTTGGAATCTCTTGTCTGATAAATCGCCTTTTGATCATGAAACGGACGTGGATGTGATTTTCTTTGATCCAGATATTTCTTATGAGGAAACAGTATCCCTAGAGAAAAAGCTGAGAGAAGATTTCCCTCAGTATCAGTGGGAGTTGAAAAATCAGGTCTATATGCATCTGCACAGTCCCCACACAGCGCCTTACACGAGTTCTCGTGATGCCATGAGTAAGTATCCTGAGCGCTGTACGGCGATAGGCCTTCGCTTGCATGCCGATGCAACTTTAGAGCCCTTTGCGCCCTATGGTCTAGAGGATATTTTAAAGTTTCAAGTTTCCCCAACTCCTCATTTTTTAGAGAATGAGGACCGAATGAAGCGCTATCAAGAACGCTTGTCCAAGAAAAATTGGCAAGAAAAATGGAAAAATCTCACTTTTTCAAAAAACTTAAGAAAAATTTAA
- the ruvB gene encoding Holliday junction branch migration DNA helicase RuvB: MSRILDNEIMGDEELVERTLRPQYLREYIGQDKVKDQLQIFIEAAKMRDEALDHVLLFGPPGLGKTTMAFVIANELGVNLKQTSGPVIEKAGDLVAILNDLEPGDVLFIDEIHRLPMAVEEVLYSAMEDFYIDIMIGAGETSRSVHLDLPPFTLIGATTRAGMLSNPLRARFGITGHMEYYAHADLTEVVERTADIFEMEITHEAASELALRSRGTPRIANRLLKRVRDFAQIMGNGVIDDVITDKALTMLDVDREGLDYVDQKILRTMIEMYGGGPVGLGTLSVNIAEERETVEDMYEPYLIQKGFIMRTRSGRVATAKAYEHLGYEYSEK, from the coding sequence ATGAGTAGAATTTTAGATAATGAAATCATGGGTGATGAGGAGTTGGTAGAACGTACCCTCCGTCCCCAATATTTACGTGAATATATCGGTCAGGACAAGGTCAAGGATCAGCTACAAATATTTATCGAAGCCGCAAAAATGCGTGATGAGGCGCTGGATCATGTTCTTTTGTTTGGTCCTCCAGGTCTCGGGAAAACGACCATGGCCTTTGTCATTGCCAATGAATTGGGAGTCAATCTCAAGCAGACGTCTGGTCCCGTTATCGAAAAAGCAGGTGATTTGGTAGCAATTTTGAATGACTTGGAGCCAGGAGATGTTCTTTTTATTGACGAGATTCATCGCTTGCCCATGGCTGTTGAGGAAGTTTTATATAGTGCCATGGAAGATTTTTACATCGATATTATGATCGGTGCTGGTGAAACTAGTCGCAGTGTTCATCTGGACTTGCCACCTTTTACCTTGATTGGTGCGACGACCCGTGCGGGTATGCTCTCAAATCCTCTGCGAGCACGTTTCGGGATCACAGGCCATATGGAATACTATGCCCACGCTGACTTGACAGAGGTTGTTGAGCGGACGGCAGATATCTTTGAGATGGAAATCACTCATGAAGCTGCATCTGAGTTAGCTTTACGTAGTCGAGGAACTCCTCGTATTGCCAATCGTCTCCTCAAGCGCGTGCGCGACTTTGCCCAGATTATGGGGAATGGGGTTATCGATGATGTGATTACCGATAAGGCTTTGACCATGCTGGATGTAGACCGTGAAGGTTTGGACTATGTAGACCAAAAAATCCTTCGCACCATGATTGAGATGTACGGTGGTGGTCCTGTCGGTTTAGGAACTCTTTCTGTTAATATTGCCGAGGAGCGTGAGACAGTCGAAGATATGTACGAACCTTACCTCATCCAAAAAGGTTTTATCATGCGGACAAGGTCTGGACGGGTGGCGACTGCTAAGGCATATGAACATTTAGGTTATGAATACAGTGAAAAATGA
- a CDS encoding glycoside hydrolase family 35 protein, which produces MINFEIRDEFYLDGKPFKILSGAIQYFRLHPDQWRETLHNLKALGYNTVETYIPWSLHEPQEGQFVRDGLLDFEAYFDLVQEMGLHLIVRPTPYICAEFDFGGMPPWLLNYPGMRFRVNDALFLEKVSRFYDWLFPKLLPYQFTEGGPILMMQVENEYGSYAEDKEYMRNIAKMMRDRGVSVPLFTSDGTWIEALESGTLIEDDIFVTGNFGSQAKENTDNLRAFMERHGKKWPLMCTEFWDGWFSRWGEEIVRRDAEDLAQDVKEMMQIGSMNLFLLRGGTNFGFISGCSARKTRDLPQITSYDFDAPVTEWGVPTEKYYAVQRVTHELFPELEQMDPIIRKARTYGSFPVEGTADLLDVAPQITEEIIHDYPQSMERIGQNHGYILYRSDIKNQYHEERLKALETHDRCHFYINQEHLATQYREELGDEMLFSADTERIQIDVLVENMGRVNYGYKLNAPSQSKGVKGGIMINHQFRKGWKHYALKFDEAMLSKLECTNPVPDKIVSPVFYKFNVKLDEIADTFIDCSQYGKGCISVNGFNLGRYWSQGPIQYLYIPSGFLKEENEFIVFETENVKVEELSLIDQPVFKEMGL; this is translated from the coding sequence ATGATAAATTTTGAAATACGTGATGAATTTTATCTTGATGGGAAGCCTTTTAAAATTTTATCAGGAGCCATTCAATATTTTCGCCTTCATCCTGATCAATGGCGAGAAACACTCCACAACTTAAAAGCACTAGGTTACAACACTGTTGAGACTTATATTCCCTGGAGTTTGCACGAACCTCAAGAAGGGCAATTTGTAAGAGACGGCCTACTTGATTTTGAAGCTTACTTTGATCTTGTACAGGAAATGGGCCTTCATTTGATTGTTCGTCCGACCCCTTATATCTGTGCTGAGTTTGATTTTGGTGGAATGCCACCATGGTTACTCAATTATCCTGGCATGCGTTTCCGCGTAAATGATGCTTTGTTTTTAGAAAAGGTTAGTCGTTTTTATGATTGGCTCTTTCCAAAGCTCTTGCCTTATCAGTTTACAGAGGGCGGTCCTATTCTCATGATGCAAGTGGAGAATGAGTATGGTTCTTATGCGGAAGACAAGGAATATATGCGCAACATTGCGAAAATGATGCGAGATCGTGGAGTCAGTGTTCCACTCTTTACATCAGATGGAACTTGGATCGAAGCTTTGGAATCAGGTACCTTGATTGAAGATGATATCTTTGTAACAGGAAATTTTGGATCGCAAGCGAAGGAAAATACAGATAATTTACGTGCTTTTATGGAGCGCCATGGTAAAAAATGGCCGCTTATGTGTACAGAGTTCTGGGATGGTTGGTTTAGCCGTTGGGGCGAAGAAATTGTCCGCCGAGATGCTGAAGACCTCGCACAGGATGTAAAAGAAATGATGCAGATCGGTAGTATGAATCTCTTCTTGCTACGTGGAGGAACAAACTTTGGATTTATCAGTGGCTGTTCTGCTCGGAAAACAAGAGATTTACCACAAATTACATCCTATGATTTCGATGCACCGGTTACAGAATGGGGTGTGCCAACAGAGAAGTATTATGCTGTCCAACGTGTGACGCATGAACTTTTCCCAGAATTGGAACAAATGGATCCAATTATTCGTAAGGCCAGAACTTATGGAAGCTTTCCTGTTGAAGGAACTGCAGATCTTTTGGATGTAGCTCCACAGATCACAGAGGAAATTATACACGATTATCCACAGTCAATGGAGCGTATTGGGCAGAATCATGGCTACATCCTTTATCGTTCAGATATTAAGAATCAATATCACGAAGAGCGACTGAAAGCATTAGAAACTCACGATCGTTGTCATTTCTATATCAATCAAGAGCACTTAGCTACTCAGTATAGAGAAGAGCTGGGAGATGAAATGCTATTCTCTGCTGATACAGAGCGTATTCAAATTGATGTGTTGGTAGAAAATATGGGACGTGTCAACTATGGGTATAAATTGAATGCTCCTAGCCAGTCTAAAGGTGTAAAAGGTGGTATCATGATCAACCACCAATTCCGTAAAGGTTGGAAACACTATGCCTTGAAGTTTGATGAGGCCATGTTGTCTAAGCTAGAATGTACAAATCCTGTGCCAGATAAGATTGTATCACCCGTTTTTTACAAATTTAATGTAAAATTAGATGAGATAGCAGATACTTTTATCGACTGTTCGCAGTATGGTAAAGGCTGTATCAGTGTCAACGGCTTTAATCTAGGACGCTATTGGAGTCAAGGTCCGATTCAATATCTGTATATTCCGTCAGGATTTCTGAAGGAAGAAAATGAGTTTATCGTCTTTGAGACGGAAAATGTAAAAGTTGAAGAACTGTCCTTGATTGATCAGCCGGTATTTAAAGAAATGGGGTTGTAA
- a CDS encoding isoprenyl transferase, whose amino-acid sequence MFGFFKKDKAIEVEVPTQVPAHIGIIMDGNGRWAKKRMQPRVFGHKAGMEALQKVTKAANKMGVKVITVYAFSTENWTRPDQEVKFIMNLPVEFYDNYVPELHANNVKIQMIGETDRLPKPTFEALKKAEELTKNNTGLILNFALNYGGRAEITQALKGLAQDVLDAKINPGDITEDMIGDYLFTQHLPKDLRDPDLIIRTSGELRLSNFLPWQAAYSELYFTDTLWPDFDEAALQAAIAAFNHRNRRFGGV is encoded by the coding sequence ATGTTTGGATTTTTTAAGAAAGATAAAGCTATAGAAGTTGAGGTTCCAACACAGGTTCCTGCTCATATTGGCATCATCATGGATGGGAATGGTCGTTGGGCTAAAAAACGGATGCAACCGCGGGTCTTCGGACACAAGGCGGGGATGGAAGCCCTTCAAAAGGTGACCAAGGCAGCTAACAAGATGGGAGTCAAGGTCATCACGGTTTATGCCTTTTCAACGGAAAACTGGACACGCCCAGATCAAGAGGTCAAGTTTATCATGAACTTGCCAGTCGAATTTTATGATAACTATGTCCCTGAATTGCACGCAAATAACGTTAAGATTCAGATGATTGGAGAGACAGACCGTTTGCCTAAGCCGACTTTTGAAGCTTTGAAAAAAGCAGAGGAGTTGACCAAGAACAATACGGGCTTGATTCTCAATTTTGCGCTTAACTATGGTGGCCGTGCTGAAATTACGCAGGCTCTTAAGGGCTTGGCTCAAGATGTTCTAGATGCTAAAATCAACCCTGGTGACATCACAGAAGATATGATTGGGGACTATCTTTTTACGCAACACCTGCCAAAGGATTTGCGGGATCCTGATTTGATTATCCGTACGAGTGGTGAGTTGCGTTTGAGTAATTTCTTGCCATGGCAGGCAGCCTATAGTGAGCTTTACTTTACGGATACCTTGTGGCCTGATTTTGATGAAGCCGCCTTGCAGGCAGCTATTGCTGCTTTTAACCATCGCAATCGCCGTTTTGGAGGAGTTTAG